A portion of the Oncorhynchus tshawytscha isolate Ot180627B unplaced genomic scaffold, Otsh_v2.0 Un_scaffold_9311_pilon_pilon, whole genome shotgun sequence genome contains these proteins:
- the LOC112253202 gene encoding octopamine receptor 1: protein MEQLGGAWLDTSAPFPDEMRISVRNATSMAEARLNLSPRTKLVLEVLMVLMCLGAVTGNILVIVIVAATKTFHCVTSVLIMNLAISDLLVGVGVMPFIALSIMNNGWVDCTDLCLYVGYTSSVYCTASVLTLAAIALDRYHSIMDCLRYSSHCTLWRKCAVVLWIWLQALVTSCPPLLGWSTVSYMAPMYSCAVNWKSSPSYTAFMAALSFLMPAAVILFCYVIIVRVARSHARRIHNLEDQLQRNTGMPSSSFPTESTSERTSPRCLGAHGPSTSRLVYHLSGRFVSETHGEVGDEVPSGSDHTAGAPQTSNHPDSTSSSNAASRRLFSFLAQHAPHGHPHPPHQNSNSNHLHHHGVVRLFLVIAAFFLCWTPYIGVALVQATETALSCKSSLVPPSAVTFSYWLVLLNSDINPLLYALLSQRFQGALRCLKQKIRVRLGGNVVGSGGGETRGEGEEGRSSEPCDPCTLTSVHPRPQWPRPHPGLVCSGPGSNIHNPPVGGGLRRAYCSSVFTVDSNFSDSSRERVCGVFCPGSSASSSTSSCPLWQDSVGGGGERSSNRRLECLQVPTRTAEGSSLPFSAATRDRQATFFYGQITVRVEHDVC, encoded by the exons ATGGAGCAGCTAGGTGGCGCTTGGCTGGATACAAGTGCCCCTTTCCCGGATGAGATGCGGATTTCAGTCCGGAATGCGACATCGATGGCGGAGGCTCGGCTCAACTTGTCCCCCCGAACTAAACTGGTTCTGGAGGTcctgatggtgttgatgtgtctcGGCGCAGTCACAG gtaaCATCCTGGTGATTGTGATAGTGGCGGCCACCAAGACCTTCCACTGCGTGACATCAGTGCTCATTATGAACCTGGCCATCAGTGACCTGTTGGTCGGGGTTGGAGTCATGCCCTTCATAGCTCTCTCCATCATGAACAACGGATGGGTCGACTGTACT GacctgtgtctgtatgtggggTACACCTCCTCAGTCTACTGTACAGCCTCAGTCCTGACCCTGGCAGCCATCGCCCTGGACCGCTACCATTCTATCATGGACTGTCTGCGCTACAG TTCCCACTGTACCCTATGGAGGAAGTGTGCTGTGGTGCTGTGGATCTGGCTCCAGGCCCTGGTCACCAGCTGTCCTCCTCTGCTGGGCTGGAGCACTGTGTCCTACATGGCTCCCATGTACAG CTGTGCGGTGAACTGGAAGAGCAGTCCCAGCTACACAGCCTTCATGGCTGCCCTGTCCTTCCTCATGCCTGCTGCAGTAATCCTCTTCTGTTACGTCATCATCGTCCGTGTAGCCCGGAGCCACGCCAGGAGGATCCACAACCTGGAGGACCAGCTCCAGAGAAACACTGGAATGCCGAGCTCCTCCTTCCCGACCGAGAGTACTTCTGAGCGGACTAGTCCGAGGTGTCTAGGTGCCCACGGTCCTTCCACCTCCAGGCTGGTGTATCATCTGAGTGGGCGGTTTGTATCGGAGACCCATGGAGAGGTTGGGGACGAGGTTCCTTCAGGGTCAGATCATACTGCTGGAGCTCCACAGACCTCCAACCACCCAGACTCTACCTCCAGCTCCAATGCTGCATCCCGGAGACTGTTCTCCTTCCTGGCCCAACACGCCCCCCATGGCCACCCCCATCCGCCCCACCAGAACTCCAACTCcaatcacctccaccaccacggGGTTGTACGTCTCTTCCTGGTTATCGCCGCCTTCTTCCTGTGTTGGACTCCATATATAGGCGTTGCACTAGTCCAGGCCACGGAGACCGCCCTATCGTGTAAGTCCTCCTTAGTCCCGCCCTCAGCGGTTACCTTCTCTTATTGGTTGGTTCTGTTGAACTCAGATATCAATCCTCTGCTGTATGCCCTGCTCAGTCAGAGGTTCCAGGGGGCTCTGCGGTGCCTGAAGCAGAAGATTAGAGTGCGTCTTGGGGGGAACGTGGTGGGGAGTGGGGGAGGCGAGaccaggggggagggagaggaggggaggagcagtgAACCATGTGACCCATGTACTCTGACTTCCGTCCATCCCCGCCCCCAGTGGCCCCGCCCCCATCCTGGCCTAGTATGTTCTGGACCTGGGTCTAACATCCACAACCCACCTGTAGGAGGGGGGCTGAGACGGGCCTACTGCTCTTCCGTCTTCACAGTTGACTCCAACTTCTCGGACAGCTCCAgggagcgtgtgtgtggtgtgttctgCCCCGGTAGCTCcgcctcttcctccacctcctcctgcccCCTGTGGCAGGACTCAgttggaggaggtggggagaggagttcAAACAGGAGGTTGGAGTGCCTGCAGGTCCCCACCAGGACAGCAGAGGGCAGCAGTCTGCCGTTCTCTGCAGccaccagagacagacaggcaaccTTCTTCTATGGACAGATCACAGTGAGGGTAGAGCATGATGTATGCTAG